The following proteins come from a genomic window of Simkaniaceae bacterium:
- a CDS encoding TRAM domain-containing protein, with protein sequence MNTSLLFTRIFFTVITVLLFTIYSFSHPEGSIITNVIIGIISGIVFSIFLFGTDILFRRFNLRSFNTAVLGLFFGFLMGEALLLILGAIFQISTIDDKLHATFIEVFKIAIFIFGLYLGTIMTIRAADELYVSIPFVKFAQTVQKKKDIIVDKSVLTDARIIDLCSTGILDHHLVIPRFLIKDFYGQIEVADEQTKSRAKRALDVIKKLEGIPSLDLRFNDTDFPEIKDINGKLLRLARLIDANLLTADISRVQMASIEGIKIINMHSLSNALKPLMETGEYISIKIQRYGKEPRQGIGYLEDGTMVVVNGGGNYIGEVIDAQVLSVKHTSSGRMIFCNALDEETSEGNHHFDQEYEVDEEL encoded by the coding sequence ATGAACACATCTCTATTGTTTACTCGAATATTTTTTACTGTAATTACAGTTCTTCTCTTTACCATTTACAGCTTTTCACATCCTGAAGGATCCATTATCACCAATGTTATTATTGGAATCATTTCAGGCATTGTTTTCTCTATTTTTCTCTTTGGAACAGACATCTTATTTAGACGTTTTAATTTAAGATCATTTAATACGGCTGTTCTCGGCTTGTTTTTCGGATTTTTAATGGGCGAAGCCCTCTTATTGATCCTAGGTGCTATTTTCCAAATCAGCACAATTGATGATAAATTACATGCCACCTTCATCGAAGTCTTCAAAATAGCCATTTTTATTTTTGGGCTTTATCTCGGAACAATTATGACGATTCGCGCTGCTGATGAACTTTATGTGAGCATCCCTTTTGTTAAGTTTGCTCAAACGGTACAGAAAAAAAAGGATATCATCGTCGACAAATCCGTATTAACCGATGCGCGTATTATCGACCTCTGCTCAACCGGCATTCTCGATCACCACCTTGTGATCCCTCGATTTTTAATTAAAGATTTTTACGGACAGATTGAAGTTGCTGACGAGCAAACGAAGTCAAGAGCAAAAAGAGCTTTAGACGTCATCAAAAAACTCGAGGGGATTCCCTCTCTTGACTTACGTTTTAATGACACGGATTTTCCCGAAATTAAAGATATCAATGGAAAACTCTTGCGGCTAGCCCGTTTAATCGATGCCAACCTATTAACAGCTGATATCTCTCGTGTCCAAATGGCTTCAATTGAAGGTATTAAAATCATCAATATGCATTCATTATCAAATGCATTAAAACCTTTGATGGAAACCGGAGAATATATCTCAATTAAAATCCAACGCTATGGAAAAGAACCGAGACAAGGTATTGGTTATTTAGAAGACGGAACGATGGTCGTCGTCAATGGTGGTGGAAATTACATTGGAGAAGTTATTGATGCCCAGGTTCTTTCCGTCAAGCATACTTCATCAGGTCGCATGATCTTTTGTAATGCGCTAGATGAAGAAACCTCGGAAGGCAACCACCACTTTGACCAAGAGTATGAAGTAGATGAAGAACTCTAA